From the genome of Athalia rosae chromosome 3, iyAthRosa1.1, whole genome shotgun sequence:
GCGATTATttacgttttcgtttttttcgtccgtcGTTAAATCATTTTTGCCCCATTctattataggtatgtacaaaaAATCTTGtcgctttcaaaatttatgatttccttttctcacaaggatattattatcattattgttattattatattatgtatattgcaCTAAcgaaatgacaataataatattatggtatcgatgtaataaaataaaaatataaaattataaaactaTTAACAAATATACATCTTAGTAgtcatgaaataaaaaaattcaccgcatTCAATGACAAGtacggttgtttttttgtattttcaagaatttttttgagcTTTCTTTCGTCTAAAGACATATTTTAGTTTTGtatcttgtttcttttttttcatagttaATTTTACGTTTTACATGTACGTTAattgtttgtattttattatttattttgtctcTTCTCTCATGTTCTAAAATCTTGAATATGAGTGCGCGTTGCTGATGTGCAATtgtaaaaaagatgaaattccAACGTAAATTTGTctgcttggaaaatttttttgttttttaaatctaCACGGAAGATAAATACTGCACCTATTCGtgtaatatgtataggtatgtcgtatgtttcgtttaattttttaggtttttctcttcgaatgtgttattttttttcctctcattagCGAGAAGGTCTACAATTATAAGGTAGTTTATAATATGAGCTGCTCTACAAATTCTATGTAAATACTACAGtcgtataaataaaactaaataatTCTCGACGAAAGTTATTTTCACAATCACCGTACGGTGCGTTATTCTATACGTTAAAATGTCAGACTAAAATTCAAGCTTTGcacgaattttcaacgattcatttgatcgaacaattttttttgatcaacgCACCAACGTAGTACGATTTAAAACAGAGTCTTGTCGGATGAAATTATTCTCGTGGATCAAAATATCGCGAATGTTCGTTAGcgaatagaatgaaaattaatacgccaaaaagaaaaaatcattctgGACAATTAAAATTACTGAGAAATCTTCAACTTTAGGGCGACTATGCGTCAAAGATTTTACTATATAACTTTACGTCATGACAAACTTAAATTAATATCGATCGCACCTTGAACTTTGATATCCGTGATAAGGCCTTAGAACAGGCAATGGCAATGTACTGCAGACGTTTTATCGGCTACTGGATATTTTGTGCTTACGAAAATAGTGTGCATCTCTAGTTCCAGAATATGTACTTCGAAATATTGTAACCTTCTGACTCCTCATAACTTATTATCTGTTTCTTACAAAAACGTGgctaacaattttcaaaaatcagttTCTGAGCTGTCTCTTCTCAAGACAAAGATTATGACAATGACGACTATTAATTCTCAgtgtacaaaatttttgtaattaatttttaatataccCTTACGATAGAGCTATccaaatatatttaatttatatacctagATAGTACCGCTCGAGAATTCGAGAGTCTCAGGTCCTTCGAATAAGCGTGATATCTGGCTTCGCTAAGAATCGCAGGGTGTCAATATCTCCTCAACACTCAATATCTCTCATCGATTCACGTATGCAAACGTATTACTGTATACTTGTGCTATAATCGCCCTCCCCAAATCAATGAGTTTCAGGTTCAAGACTGGCTCCCACAAATAGtaattacataatatatattcatatgtgaatatatataaatatatatctatatatatatcacaaAAAGTCGTGGCAATTCGTCCAGAGAAGCCTGTAATAAGGGTTAAAAAGCTCGATGGTATTCACATGTTGTACGCAACGTAAATTGGGTCTATTTGATCCGCTAGGAAACCGTCACGCAGATGCATTCGTTGTTTCTCGCCGCGTGAATTTATTGGTACGACACCCGGGTCCACAACAACGACAACTCCGACAACAAGATGATGCTCTTCCAGAACTGCACTTGTCACCAAAGCCACCAGATCCAGAGCCTCACTTTCACTGCCATCCAATTCAACAACGACCACCAGCAGATTTGTCCACGTGAATACAGCACTGTAACAATATCGATCATAATCATATGCATAATGCTCATCTATCCTATGCGATTGGTAAAATGCTAAACTTTGAGGCATCCAATCTCATCGATAGGATATTCCAGGGAATACtcctgtttgaaaataatcagctGATTGTTCTACATGAGAAATTAATTGTAGGATCTGAAAGCCAGCGTATATTATGGTAATTTTGTACGTGAATTCGATCTGATAAGTGATGGAcgtaaattattcatcaatattGCACCTGGTTTGATAAGATGCCGCTGTTGAGGCGTAACAAATAGCCTTGCAGAGGCATGGATGCGCTGAAGATTATGTAACTCTCGCTATACAATCATAATGTAATTATGAATGAGAGTATGATTGATAAAGTGATAATAATTGGAGAGATATTTAAGAGCTGCAGTAGGCAGCTGGTGATTAACTCGGACTAATCAGTCGGATCGCGGCAGTCAAACAAGATAGAAGATCATGCCGATGAGAGACCTTGATTTATCCGTACGAGTACGTCGACCGTTGTAATTCAAACCATTGAATCCGCGGTTCAATTACTGTGGATGCCGTGTCATACAATCAACTCGATCAATGTCAATAGATAAAGATGCTTTGTGTTTTCAGAGTACATTTCTCCCgaagaatatttcaaagaagCTCGGAGATATTGGTGATACCCTGGGAACTATGGTTCTtggtgttaatttttttcaaatgaatcgaTTTAAAAATTACTTCTCTAACGATCTAAGCTTCTGCCAAGAAAATAGCATTCAACGCTCTTGTGGCTACGCGATTAGCTCGCTTGGCGCATGTGACTTGAAGAACGTAtattaaaagaataaaatttctgaTCTGTACCTGCGCACCAGACTTGTTATACGCAAGAGCATGgtgtaaaaatatcaattatctAATCGCTTTTGAGCCTGTCTTTCAAGGGCCGTGTTAATGTATTACGGGATCGAGACTTTGTTGATTTCAGTTACAACTTCACAagtgtattattattagaaaATGTTGATTGTCATTAAGACTCGATTATTAGTTGGtaagaaagaaataacaaataaagatATGATGAGAGCTCAAAGAATTCAACGGAAatataaaactttttcaacaaaaaaaaacatcaagcTGAGCGCAGCAGGTGATCAAGAAGACCAAACATTATAGTCGATTCATGACAAATATTGAACAAGCTGTTCTTTCTATATCGACGTTTGTTATTAGCCCGCCAAATATAAAATACTGAAAATCCACGTTTACTCGAATCTATTTGCGAAGAATTCGAGCAAAGTGATTTATAGAGCTTTACACAGATGTGCGACTTTGTCCCAATTCCCTCCGAGACAAATTATGTATTTGctttccgaatttcaaaagtcAGAATCATGAGTCAATAAAAatacacgattttttttttttatgaaaaattgtttgatcaTGAGTTTCAAGGGGGAGAGCTTCCTTTTCTGATGCAAACTCGTTATTCACCCGTAACATTAAGGAAAACATTGTAAAAGTCTGAAGAACGAAGAGACTGTTCATTTTTAATGTGTTTATGCAATCAGCATTCTCACacaactttgaaaacttattttCAGCCGAAACAAATAACAGCAACTTGAATCCAAGCTTTTGAAGACAAGTGGTGATATTTGAAACTCATTTCATCCCtcccaaataaataaatatgaatttaaCACAGTGAGAGCAAgatcatttcgatgaattgaaTACGGTTCAGATAATTAGGCAACTACGCATCATATCGGCGTGAAGAATTTACTCGATAATGTAACTCGATAACGTAATCCAAATATTTTATCTGCATTGATAAATCTTTGCACTCACCATTCGGCAATCTTCTTATGACACCTCATTACGCTGTTTTCGATGTCGATCGGATGATATCGCATGCCTCTGAGTAAAATCGCTTCATCAAGTGCACCAACCACGAACACCGCATCGTGGAGCTCAGCGTCTACCGGAGGTCCTTCCGCCTCCGAGGCAGAACTATCTCCTGGTGTGTCACCTACAGCTGATTGTTGGACGCTTTCGGTGCGCCTGAGGAAACCCAGGTAGCCAGTTCTCGCGTAAACTTCTCCGGTATTGCCTGTGACAAGACGGGCGTTGAAGTGATCTGCATAGTCACTTTCATCTCCGTAGATCGTAAAGTATCCACTGGCGTTGTGCGAAGATTGAACCCAGATTTCTCCGAGGTGCGAATCCCCGCACTGACCCTTTGTCTCCGGGTTTGCAATGATCACTTTTACTCCTGGTAACAGTTTCCCCGATTCCATTAAGCACAAGGAATGAGGACTTCCTCTCTCTACTAACGATACTCTGTCGTTTCTCAGGGCCCGTAAATCAACATATACGGTCGATGGTTCTGGACTAGATGCTCCCTGTTGGAAATTGAGATAAAATCATTGACATTTGCAGAAACATTGAGAGATCCGTTCAGCGCGACCCAAAGACGACGACAAACCTGAAGACATATGGCTGTGTTGACTCTGCAGCCAAAGGAAGTAGATACCGCACGAGGGCTCAACCCAAGAGCGGAAAAGAGTTTGCTGAAGCTGGTCGTCAACGCTATCCGTGGTCTCTCTTCGGCAACAACGACGCACGTTCTAACACAGGCAAGACTAACACCACGAGTCTTGAGAGCATGTACGGAAGAACCAAGACCCTTCGTGCACAATTCCATTACACCGTAGGAACAGAAAGTGTCTCTTACTCTGTGCTGACTCACCGCGGATAGCCATGAAGCGGGATTCGCTTCGACCTGTAAGGAATCGATCATAGACTCGTTAGTACACAATTGCAGCGGCTTTTTGTTTTATAGTGTAGAATACCGATTGAAATGATGAATTACCTCCGACGGTGGTATAAGAATGGAATGATGCCCGCTGTATATGCTGCTGAGACACCACAGTGCGAATCCCAGACCGGAATACGGGTCCAAACATAAGGCTATGTGTCTCGATGGATACAACTCACAAGCGAGTTTCATAGCTCGACACAAGGAGGTAACCGCTGCATGTGACATTTTGATTCCGGCAAGCATGCCTGTCGTCGATACGCTAAAATCTAAATACGCTAACATCTCTGCCGTCGGAGCTCTGTACATTACCGGAAGCTTCTTTTTTGGCATATCGTCCATATCCAACGTCGTTGGCCAAGTTTTCATGTCAACTACGTTGTTAGCTTCCTGCGGGACGGATGGAAATTACTAATTATTCATGGCTCACGTGAAAGTAATCAACGGTCCGTTgatttctatatgtatacctttgaCTTCAGGAGCTTCAGCAGAGTTTGATTAGACAAGACCAGTACGGATTTACTGACGTCCACGATCATTCTAACGGTGGGTAGGGTAGTTTGAAGATTTTGTGGATGAGGTGGTCTGATTGTGACCGGTACAGCCCCGACGTACAAGCACCCGTAGAAAGCACAAATCAGATCTATTCCAGGAGGGAAAATCAGCGCAACGTGGTCCCCCGTATTGATTCGTCCCCGATCTAACAGCAAATTTCCAATCCTCTCTGCTTTTTTGTGCAGCTGCGAACACGACAACGAAGTCGCTATTGCTCCCTTCGCGTTCAGCAGCGTGAAGATTACGTGATCCGAGGTACTGGCGGCCCGCCACCGTAGAATTTCTGATATAAATTGATACTGTAACAGGAAAAACCGTGAGTTTCACGCGACTTGCACCCAGGAAATCGATATCCGTAGGAAAGAACAATAGATGGTGCTACCTTCTTGGCACTGTCACTGTCTTCGTCCAGGATCCCCATATCTCGTCCCTGCGCTGACGCCAAACGATTCCCTTGGACGATGTTGCCGACCATAACGCTGGCTGGTCCAACGTCTGCAACAGAATCCCCCGCTACACGCCCCCGCACCATTCCGTTAGTAAACCAACACAAACACTCAACCCAATAATGAGTACCTCGCACACTCTCCCCTGACTGAGACCAGAAAATAAAAGCTAGCGAATAGGTGGTGTActttaatatatatgtatatgagagcaatttataataaatttgagtggcaaaaaataatacagGCTTATGGGGTATCGGGGGTCATTCAGAACTCAGCCAAAAGAAAGAGGGAACGACAAAATTTATGGGGTACATGCTAAGCACAAGGTACCAAATGgcataaaatgtaaaaacaaAGCTCAGCATAACATTATGCAATGTTAACATAGGTGGCAAGACGACACATTTGGCCGAAGGATTCTCCATgtcgttgaatatttattctgATTTTTATGGGGGATGAATATGGCTAACTAAaagattttcaacattttggaaGATATTCGAAACTTGCCACCTATGAAAGATGTTTGTGTTCAACTGTAATTTTGATGTTGAAAATCAAGAATTAGACATATTGTCTGAATTTGTCGCCTCAATGGATTCGATATACAGTAAAACAAAGTGTGGCTAATTGTAAGACAATCTGCGATCGGTGTGATGTATGTAAAATTATGCAAAACACTGGTCCGCCGACTAAATTAAGCTACAAATAAAACGACTCGAAAACTATCATTGTTTCCGAAAAGTGTAGAGAATTGCTTGTTCTCCTTTGTATATCATGTCGAGTACTTCAGAAAGATAATAAgttaaataatatatgtatgtttttgAAAGTGATAAAtgagcgaaaataaaaaacgatagACTGTGTAGAGCTAGATGATTCATTTGATTCACACTGTTATACCATCTGAAATGTACAGATACGAATACAAACAAGTAGCAACATTTACTTCAACAGTGAATCAGAAGCTTCCAAAACTCCGCAGTGGACGTTACGTACGCGATGGAATACAATGATTTCAACAATTGGATCGTGACCGAAacgattaatgaaaaaatagcaTATTACACATAGCGGAAACATTTAtgtcatatttttcttcacgcgAAATAAGTatagttggaaaatttcgagtcgctcgaatatttttcacaatgTCTCGTAAGCTTCTGAATTGTGAATTGCATAAAGGATATCGTCAACGTtttcttgagaaaaaaaaagaacgaacttACGGCAAGCTACCAACAGTTGGTTGTCCTGTAGCCAATGTTCACGATGAAGCAAAGATTTTACTTACACGAACGTTTGATTGGAATCGCGTTTACACACCTGATCCTACGGATGATTTATGACATAGGTTGGACGGTATTGCTTACCCGAATGTACTTCGCGAGGTTTTGGTAAGTTGGTCACGCAAGTATGTGGGCAAAGTAATACGTTTGCAGGATGTAATGCTCCTTCCAAGAAACGCCGTTTTGTTTCCGACAAATGTATTCCTCCCAGAGGCGTTTTTGGAAGATAATTAGGAGGCACTAGGGCAAGACAATAAATTCCAACCGCATGAATCGAGTCTACAGCTTGTAGCACCCTGGACATCCATTGAAAGCTCTGCGAAATAAAcgataaatcaaaaatcaatcacACGTTGCCAACGACAACTTCTAGCTGAAGTAAAATTTCGTCAGCGGTAGAATTATCCTCACCTCTTCCTCGCTGCAGTCCGGTCTCTGTTCGGCAACCACGCATATCCTTTCATCTCGTAGTACCCTGACGCTAAATACGGCGATTCTGCCtcggtaaataaatttcattggtTCCACAGCCAGTACAGTAGCAATGATGTCATCCGCGTTGTGTTTTCTCCCGGTGACGGTCATTAAGCCGTCCCGCGATCCGCAAACAAAAACTAGACCACCAGGACCAAGGAAACCGAGCAGTCCAGATCTCGTGTACTCCACTTCGCCTTGCGGAGTTCCATCCGGTTGTAACGGAGATACTTTGAAGGTGTTATTCGTGAGCCCTTGGAGTCCCCAGTACTGATTTCCCGTCGCCGAACTATGAACGCATATTTCTCCAACTTCGTCAGTTTTGCAGATGAACGGCTGCCCTTCCATTTTAACAACTACGACGACACCTGAAAAGGAGAATAATGGTCAATAGACAATCGGCGAGTAACGATTCCTACAGGAATTCCGATGGAGCAATAGACTCCGCCTTACTTCCAGGCATGACCTGTCCACAGTCCTGCAGGGTGAGTGAAGTCAGAGAATTTTCTTGGTCAACGCGAACGACTCCGTAGCTAAGCCCGGACATTGACAGGACGCCTCGTCCGGTTGCATTCACACCCGCTCGTCCAGGTCTCCTCACGGATACGGTAAGAGCTTCACTGGAGGACGCACACGGGCACACAGCGTCAGGTCGGAGACCCttggattgaaaaactgaTAGGAATTGATCGCAGGAGGACAAGGACCAGGGGTTGGCGCCGTCAGCGACGAGCAGGAGTCTGAGGGACGACAAGGAAATGTCTTTGTGATCTTTGGTCGCGAGCAGGCCCCAATGCAAGTCTCTGGATTTCACAACAGCGACAGTCGCTCGATGCTTGGTGATCATCTGCATCCAACTGGCGGGGCTGACCTTCATCAGAGCGTACGGAATGAAGACTACGTGCATTCCGTTAAGAATACTGGTCAGCGTGCTGTGCCACAGTCCCACTTCCCTCTTAAAATCTAAGACACACACGGCATTTTCACCCTCGGTATAACCGCAGGCCATCGTCAAAGCTCTACAATTAGCCAGCATAGCTGCCCTGGTAACGGTGACTCCCATAACGGAACCGTCCTTGTCAGTCGTGTATTCTATGTACGCCGGAGTGTCGTCGGTCAGTCTTGGCGGAGGCGACCAGTCCTTCGGCGTCTTTCCGAGATGCTCGGTGACGAACCAATGCAGCTTCGGCCAGCCCTTGAACGCGACCACTTCGCCGGCTGCGGTCTTGGGCAAACCCTTGAGACACACCTCGCTAGTAAGAGCGACTTGTATGCCGCAACTACCTAGGAGAAATCCGATCTGCTGCGATCCCGCATCTCGCCGAGTCAGAGGTACCTCGATAGGAACCGGTACGATTCCGGCTTGAAGGCAGCCGTAAAAAGCACACATAAAACTAATCGGGTCGTTGTTCGGGTAGACCAAGGCTATGCGGTCGCCAGGTTTTAGGCAGCAGTCCCCGCTGCGACTCAGTGCTTTGTTCAATAAAGTGTAAGCAATTTTGTGAGATCGGCTCAACAGTTTTCCGTAGGTGAGAGGTACGTATGGTTTTCCGTTTGGATCCAGAACGGTCGCGGCCGGAGCTTTGTAGCTAGCCGAACCGTATCGTTGTATGGCCGCCTCCAAGGATCTCGGTAGCCCCGAAGGGACCGAGAGCTGTTCGCCAACGGCGGAAGTCATCGAACCTCCCTCCGGCTTCGGCGCATTCGGATCTTTGGGGTTCGCCGCTATTTCCAGCTCTATGTCGTCGTCCTCGTAGAACTCCGGTAGCGGCCTTCTCTTCGGTCTTTTCAGAGTGTTCAAGAGCTGCTGAATTTTCGCGGAGACCTTCCACCTCCCGGTTGTCCCGGTATTGTCCTCTACCACGTGATAGCGGTTCACTCTGTCGGCTCCGGGTCTCCGGGATTGCGTGGTGTGCGTTACGTCTGGAGGTTGAATGTTGCAATAAGCGTGAGGTGCGTACTCCGCGATGTCCGTGATGTCCGCAGGTGGGCGCCTGGCAGGCGGTCTCGGGGGTGGCGGAGTGTCTCGTGCGGAACCTGTGCTACTGGTGTCGGAAAGTCCCGTTCCCGTTGGTCCCCCGGCTCCCGGGCTCTCTTCCGTGACAACGCTGTCCTCGTCGCTGCTGGATTCTCCGCTGTCTCGACGTTCTCGATCCGGACTTCTGGCCATCACAGACGTACGCTTCGACGGCATTGGGAGCGACGGCTTTGGGCGACCTTGCATGGCAGCCAACGCCTGCTGGACTGCCTCTTGGCGTACCTCTGCATCGATAAGTAACGTTagtttaataaataataccaGGAAATCTGAATTGTGCACGGctattttcaatgttttcatTACTCGATACGATTCATAATTTATATTCCCAGAAATAACGCGCCACAAATTATGTGTTATCAAACCGAAATTTGTTACTCGCCAGATTTATATTTagatatatattaataattccaTAAGCGAGACAATCTCGAACGATAGCAAAGACTTTCTAGCATTAAAATGTCGGCGTTTAAAACTCACATCTGTTTCTATGTTTCACTGTTGTAATAAACGGCGTTATGGATCGAGCATTCGATATAGGAACAAGAAtattgagcgaaaaaaattggtgcGATTATCAGATCGTAACTGAAATCTTAGTTTTCTTGAATATAAAAGTACCACATGCAACATTAAGACATTCGCAATATCCACAGTAATATGATGAGATAAACATATAGAGAAAATGCAAATTTAGTATATCTACATGCAATGCAGTGTCTGTGTTTATAATTGTTGGTATTCAATttggaaatcgaaatttgaagaagaCCGACGTTTCGTTTCACTGCTATTTCATCTCTggtgatatgaaaattttctgatgtTGTAAAAACCTCCGCCGAAATTCCCTATCTATTGCAAGCGTCCTGCATAATCTTATCTACGAGAGAAGAACGGATGCGGATAGATATTTGCTCAGCTGATCCACTGCGTGTTTGGAAACTATCGGTGGACCGGAGATTTTCAacttcagactttgaaaattgaggcACAAGAAAtcaggagaaaagaaaagtggagAATTTGCAAAACAAGACTCTCGAGACATCTTCACCGATATTAGTCACAGATATTTACCTTCTTATCTGTTCTACGATAAAATCAAACTCACTGCGGATAGGCTGAATCATAGATAAAGgctatctatacatataaatcgGCATAGAATTGTGATGACCCGGAAAGAGACCAGAAAATTTACCCTACTTTTAATCTTATCTCTGACAAAGCGATGGAAATCAATTATGTTGGCCGGCAGACGTGCGCATCCTGCAGCAGCtttgttgaaagaaaaacgaaaagcgtcaaatcgaacaaatattTCAAGTAAATCACAAATGCGAGGCATGAAGCGCACCCCGGTAATTAATTCTTGTTAatctttcattcaattttaaattcacCTTCGAAAGCACCGCGagtaaattcattttatcgatcGAGTTCTTTTTATGAATCCGGCAAACGCAATGAGATTAAAATCACGGCGAGGGGGTCGGAAAATCGATTACAACTAGAGAGAAGTTCCATATAATCAGGCGtaagaagagaacgaaaaggCAACTCACATTCCAAAACGTGAATTATTTGCGTTTCGAAGATCATTCCTATTTTAAAATAAGAtgcaaaaatgaagaatagaTGGAGgttatcaaagaaaattggcAGCATTCGAAGAAATTTACGTGTAATTCAGCCATTCTAAAAGTCATTGACATAGATagcggaatatttttttcacgtcacgCAGACCTGACGCACCTCATTGTCAGATCTTGATTTATTAGGAGTAGATAAAGGCAGAGATTCACTCGTTTCCCACGATATTATGTTTCGATCTAGATTTCAATTATTGTCTTCATTCTTtacggcttttttttttccttccaatttATGATACTCACCAGAATGATAGCGGCTTTCATTGCGCGTGAGCCTTCGATTTCCGCGTCTAGCAGCTGCCGTATTTGAATTCGCAGCGTTTCCCGAACCAACGGAGCCCGAGGGACTCGCAATTCCTGGGGCCAGCCGGCCTCCTGCatgcaacaacaacaataacaacaatctaacaacgacaacgattaGAACAGacacaaagaataaaaaaaaaaaataaaaaaataatttcaataacagGACAACGGTAGCGacgacggtagaaaaaaaaatatcgcgataaCCACAAGGAATTTAAATGCGGTCTCAGTATTTCATTAtttgatcggttttttttcccccttcagACAACGAAATCCGACCACCGTTAAGAAATATGACCCATAACGCAATTGAATTTCGCTCGGACCCGCTGCGATATTTTTccaaggaaaaattcaacaaatgaACTAACCAACTCCAAACCGCATGGCATGCAATTATCCAGCGCTAATTATCACGTCCactaattgtataattattattttaccctTCACCAATAACCAACACCGATACATGATATTATcgtataattaaaattcaaccaGAGCCTCGCTGTTCGAAAGAATTCTTCATAGACTatcagaaaaaacgaaaataaagaaaaaaattaaaaaatttttgcctaCGATTACCTGGTATccgtttattaatttttttcaataactctCCCGGTCGACGATTATTGTCGTTAACGCACAAATCTCGCACCGATTTccagtcgaaaaaaattcgaaaaattgatattcaattaaattttagcgattaaaaaacgaatcgaaataaatatcgcagcagcggcggcggcggc
Proteins encoded in this window:
- the LOC105691933 gene encoding disco-interacting protein 2 homolog C isoform X4 is translated as MRPLSFENLRRLVGRGKDRDEPSFKRSESFKRISIRKSYLDRGKRRQKLQQKNAAEAREKNQNVVTPSTGGNQTGKLLPNRDSETPISLQEDVVGVIGYGEWLHGVRTAHDINSSGATNAQQQNQIQSHDTSLLSNKSTVDLSNELANRFEVLKLEKSPVIGRRDIRSNAGHSQVQLVILDNKDRNSPDSAESQLQSDQGTTPSVSISFGRIWRDGIPVSSLVPGAPCAHHSLDSALKERKPQPTVSRTVSAPEKCPVTIREDGTNASHGFGFSLSISRLAAFRRSKNGFFRKKTPKPSLSVSPDGYFKRISAPRKSTAASLGNSSFRKKGGRRSSTRKFEGTRKTRLVTEAGGEVEDRSSSPVWFVPPERRRSRRHRRVWREIRYFPDEVEAQIDRDAYSNHSDEFDDQKLLLSGDFNQRSESRNDIFANDNRRRPSSSSSSSPSSGQFSAVGKISDFNEDKLVSAELRVSGALAKRRSWQPDVPANYFASRKFKNFVGRLDNSSSSASLASAVVCTPKESERSYNRCPSCTSESDSEPLQNQPSLVMNEKGGKQRHDQQNIQHHQQRRRPLRRRSQLRRGGQPVYLVRKCSSLRRNRSRDITQKGYEKKRTRLLQQYSSKQQGGRLAPGIASPSGSVGSGNAANSNTAAARRGNRRLTRNESRYHSEVRQEAVQQALAAMQGRPKPSLPMPSKRTSVMARSPDRERRDSGESSSDEDSVVTEESPGAGGPTGTGLSDTSSTGSARDTPPPPRPPARRPPADITDIAEYAPHAYCNIQPPDVTHTTQSRRPGADRVNRYHVVEDNTGTTGRWKVSAKIQQLLNTLKRPKRRPLPEFYEDDDIELEIAANPKDPNAPKPEGGSMTSAVGEQLSVPSGLPRSLEAAIQRYGSASYKAPAATVLDPNGKPYVPLTYGKLLSRSHKIAYTLLNKALSRSGDCCLKPGDRIALVYPNNDPISFMCAFYGCLQAGIVPVPIEVPLTRRDAGSQQIGFLLGSCGIQVALTSEVCLKGLPKTAAGEVVAFKGWPKLHWFVTEHLGKTPKDWSPPPRLTDDTPAYIEYTTDKDGSVMGVTVTRAAMLANCRALTMACGYTEGENAVCVLDFKREVGLWHSTLTSILNGMHVVFIPYALMKVSPASWMQMITKHRATVAVVKSRDLHWGLLATKDHKDISLSSLRLLLVADGANPWSLSSCDQFLSVFQSKGLRPDAVCPCASSSEALTVSVRRPGRAGVNATGRGVLSMSGLSYGVVRVDQENSLTSLTLQDCGQVMPGSVVVVVKMEGQPFICKTDEVGEICVHSSATGNQYWGLQGLTNNTFKVSPLQPDGTPQGEVEYTRSGLLGFLGPGGLVFVCGSRDGLMTVTGRKHNADDIIATVLAVEPMKFIYRGRIAVFSVRVLRDERICVVAEQRPDCSEEESFQWMSRVLQAVDSIHAVGIYCLALVPPNYLPKTPLGGIHLSETKRRFLEGALHPANVLLCPHTCVTNLPKPREVHSAGDSVADVGPASVMVGNIVQGNRLASAQGRDMGILDEDSDSAKKYQFISEILRWRAASTSDHVIFTLLNAKGAIATSLSCSQLHKKAERIGNLLLDRGRINTGDHVALIFPPGIDLICAFYGCLYVGAVPVTIRPPHPQNLQTTLPTVRMIVDVSKSVLVLSNQTLLKLLKSKEANNVVDMKTWPTTLDMDDMPKKKLPVMYRAPTAEMLAYLDFSVSTTGMLAGIKMSHAAVTSLCRAMKLACELYPSRHIALCLDPYSGLGFALWCLSSIYSGHHSILIPPSEVEANPASWLSAVSQHRVRDTFCSYGVMELCTKGLGSSVHALKTRGVSLACVRTCVVVAEERPRIALTTSFSKLFSALGLSPRAVSTSFGCRVNTAICLQGASSPEPSTVYVDLRALRNDRVSLVERGSPHSLCLMESGKLLPGVKVIIANPETKGQCGDSHLGEIWVQSSHNASGYFTIYGDESDYADHFNARLVTGNTGEVYARTGYLGFLRRTESVQQSAVGDTPGDSSASEAEGPPVDAELHDAVFVVGALDEAILLRGMRYHPIDIENSVMRCHKKIAECAVFTWTNLLVVVVELDGSESEALDLVALVTSAVLEEHHLVVGVVVVVDPGVVPINSRGEKQRMHLRDGFLADQIDPIYVAYNM